From a single Paraburkholderia edwinii genomic region:
- the nirD gene encoding nitrite reductase small subunit NirD — protein MDMQVTRAWTRICTVADIPPLGSRVLERENGNIAIFRTAQDNVYALLDRCPHKGGALSLGIVHGESVTCPLHAWNIDLASGVAKAPDEGCARHFPVRVDEDGAVYLCLE, from the coding sequence ATGGATATGCAAGTGACCCGCGCATGGACGCGCATCTGCACCGTCGCCGACATTCCGCCGCTCGGCAGCCGCGTGCTCGAACGCGAGAACGGCAATATCGCGATCTTTCGCACGGCGCAGGACAACGTGTATGCGCTGCTCGACCGTTGTCCGCACAAGGGCGGCGCGCTGTCGCTCGGCATCGTGCACGGCGAGAGCGTGACCTGCCCGCTGCACGCGTGGAATATCGATCTCGCGAGCGGTGTCGCGAAGGCGCCCGATGAAGGTTGCGCGCGCCACTTTCCGGTGCGCGTCGATGAAGATGGCGCGGTTTATCTGTGCCTCGAATAG